One window from the genome of Pandoraea fibrosis encodes:
- a CDS encoding DNA topoisomerase IV subunit B, whose product MSKKNTPAQYSEASIKVLKGLEPVKQRPGMYTRTENPLHIIQEVIDNASDEALGGFGKQILVTLNKDGSVSVEDDGRGIPVGIHPEEGVPVVEIVFTRLHAGGKFDKAAGGAYTFSGGLHGVGVSVTNALATRLAVTVWRDGQVSELEFADGGNVNVALHSRAAQRGEKKSGTRVTVWPDTKYFDSPALPLGELQRLLRSKAVLLPGVRVTLRQEKNGEEQTWFYEQGLRGYLVESLNGAEPLIPLFEGERFADGNEDSFAEGEGAAWVVAWTEDGAPVRESYVNLIPTPAGGTHESGLREGLFQAVRGFIELHNLQPKGVKLLPEDVFSRVSFVLSAKVLDPQFQGQIKERLNSRDAVRLVSSFTRPALELWLNHHVEHGKKLAELVIRQAQARTRAGQKIEKKKSSGVAVLPGKLTDCETEDITRNELFLVEGDSAGGSAKMGRDKEFQAILPLRGKVLNTWETERDRLFANNEVHDIAVAIGVDPHGANDTPDLSNLRYGKICILSDADVDGSHIQVLLLTLFFRHFPQLIATGHVYVARPPLYRVDAPARGKKPAQKLYALDEGELEAILDKLRKDGVRESAWSISRFKGLGEMSAAQLWETTMNPDTRRLSPVALGALDFDATVARMNMLMGKGEAAQRRSWLEAKGNEVEADI is encoded by the coding sequence ATGTCGAAAAAAAATACGCCTGCCCAGTACAGCGAAGCGTCCATCAAGGTCCTGAAGGGCCTTGAGCCGGTCAAGCAGCGCCCGGGCATGTACACACGCACCGAAAATCCGCTGCACATCATTCAGGAAGTCATCGACAACGCGTCGGACGAAGCGCTGGGCGGTTTCGGTAAGCAGATTCTCGTCACTCTGAACAAGGATGGTTCGGTGAGCGTCGAGGACGACGGTCGTGGCATCCCCGTCGGCATCCACCCGGAAGAGGGGGTGCCGGTCGTCGAAATCGTATTCACCCGCCTGCACGCCGGTGGCAAGTTCGATAAGGCCGCCGGTGGCGCTTACACCTTCTCCGGTGGTTTGCACGGCGTTGGCGTGTCGGTGACGAACGCACTGGCCACCCGCCTGGCGGTCACCGTCTGGCGCGACGGTCAGGTTTCCGAACTCGAGTTCGCCGACGGCGGTAACGTCAACGTGGCACTGCATTCGCGTGCCGCACAACGCGGTGAGAAGAAGAGCGGTACACGTGTCACCGTCTGGCCGGACACGAAGTACTTCGACAGCCCTGCGCTGCCGCTGGGCGAACTGCAACGCTTGCTGCGCTCGAAAGCAGTGCTGTTGCCGGGCGTGCGCGTGACGTTGCGTCAGGAGAAGAACGGCGAAGAGCAGACGTGGTTCTACGAGCAGGGTCTGCGTGGCTACCTGGTCGAATCGCTGAACGGTGCCGAGCCGCTCATTCCGTTGTTCGAAGGCGAGCGATTTGCCGACGGCAACGAAGACAGCTTCGCCGAAGGCGAGGGCGCGGCGTGGGTCGTCGCCTGGACCGAAGACGGTGCGCCGGTGCGCGAGTCGTACGTCAACCTGATTCCGACGCCAGCCGGCGGCACGCACGAATCGGGCCTGCGCGAAGGGTTGTTTCAGGCCGTGCGAGGCTTCATCGAACTGCATAATCTTCAGCCAAAGGGCGTGAAGTTGCTGCCGGAAGACGTCTTCTCGCGCGTGTCGTTCGTGCTGTCCGCGAAGGTCCTCGATCCGCAGTTTCAGGGCCAGATCAAGGAGCGTCTGAATAGCCGCGACGCCGTGCGTCTGGTGTCGTCGTTCACGCGTCCTGCGCTCGAGCTGTGGCTCAATCATCACGTCGAGCATGGCAAGAAGCTCGCCGAACTTGTGATTCGTCAGGCGCAGGCGCGCACGCGCGCCGGCCAGAAGATCGAGAAGAAGAAGAGTTCCGGCGTGGCCGTGTTGCCGGGCAAGCTCACCGATTGCGAGACCGAAGACATCACGCGTAACGAACTGTTTCTGGTCGAGGGCGACTCGGCAGGCGGCTCGGCGAAGATGGGCCGCGACAAGGAGTTTCAGGCGATTCTGCCGTTGCGCGGCAAGGTGCTCAACACTTGGGAGACCGAGCGCGACAGGCTCTTCGCGAACAACGAAGTGCATGACATCGCCGTGGCCATCGGCGTCGATCCGCATGGCGCGAACGACACGCCCGACCTGTCGAATCTGCGCTACGGCAAGATCTGCATTCTCTCGGACGCCGACGTCGACGGCTCGCACATTCAGGTGCTGCTGCTCACCCTGTTCTTCCGTCATTTCCCGCAATTGATTGCGACGGGGCATGTGTATGTGGCGCGTCCGCCGCTTTATCGCGTGGACGCCCCGGCCCGTGGCAAGAAGCCCGCGCAGAAGCTCTACGCGCTCGACGAAGGTGAGCTCGAGGCGATTCTCGACAAACTGCGCAAGGATGGCGTGCGCGAGTCCGCATGGTCGATCAGCCGCTTCAAGGGGCTGGGAGAAATGAGTGCCGCGCAGTTGTGGGAAACCACCATGAATCCCGACACGCGCCGGCTGAGCCCGGTGGCGCTCGGCGCTCTGGATTTCGATGCGACCGTGGCGCGTATGAACATGCTCATGGGCAAGGGCGAAGCGGCGCAACGGCGCAGCTGGCTCGAAGCCAAGGGCAATGAAGTGGAAGCCGACATCTAA
- a CDS encoding DUF4399 domain-containing protein, giving the protein MLRSMRCIFVPLLLAGASVTALAQSAQPRVFFVAPTNGATVSNPVVVKFGVEGMAIKPAGDMTPNTGHHHLIIDGDSVPAGQVVPTDDTHLHFGKGQTETSVNLTPGDHTLTMQFANGAHQSYGPAMSQTIKVHVKGQQ; this is encoded by the coding sequence ATGTTGCGTTCCATGCGTTGCATTTTCGTGCCGCTACTGCTTGCTGGCGCAAGCGTTACCGCTTTGGCACAGTCGGCTCAGCCGCGCGTCTTCTTCGTTGCGCCGACCAACGGTGCCACGGTGTCGAACCCGGTCGTGGTCAAGTTCGGCGTCGAGGGGATGGCGATCAAGCCGGCGGGCGATATGACGCCCAACACCGGTCATCACCACCTCATTATCGACGGCGATTCCGTTCCGGCAGGTCAGGTCGTTCCCACCGACGACACGCACCTGCATTTTGGCAAGGGCCAGACCGAGACGAGCGTCAATCTGACGCCGGGCGATCACACGTTGACGATGCAGTTCGCCAACGGTGCGCACCAGTCGTATGGTCCGGCGATGAGCCAGACGATCAAGGTGCATGTCAAAGGTCAGCAATAA
- a CDS encoding LysR substrate-binding domain-containing protein: protein MELRHLRYFVTVAEELHFSRAAQKLNIGQPPLSMQIRALEEELGVPLFERSQRRVFLTTAGRAFLVRARQILADAEAARLEVQQIAGLDAGELRIAFTTSAPMTNLMKRVLTSYRQRYPRVTLTLSESPSERQRDALAERTLDIGLLRQADDAPPVAGLSFETLIDEALVVVLHQGHALSRRQSLSIADLANEAFIMHPHDVGTAVDGKIRGMCERAGFMPRVVQEARESTTIVALAASGLGVAVLPAAVRCIQIEGACFMDLSEPDAHTPLLLAKRRDDASPLVQAFVAMCHEVAGNLHETRQPAH from the coding sequence ATGGAACTGCGCCATCTCCGCTACTTCGTCACCGTGGCTGAAGAGTTGCATTTCAGCCGCGCTGCGCAAAAGCTCAATATCGGGCAACCACCGCTTTCCATGCAGATTCGCGCGCTGGAGGAAGAACTTGGCGTGCCGCTCTTCGAGCGTTCGCAGCGGCGTGTCTTTCTGACCACCGCCGGACGCGCGTTTCTCGTGCGAGCCCGTCAAATCCTCGCCGATGCCGAAGCGGCACGTCTCGAGGTACAGCAAATCGCAGGACTCGACGCCGGGGAATTGCGTATCGCGTTCACGACCTCGGCACCAATGACCAACCTGATGAAACGTGTGCTCACCAGCTATCGGCAACGGTATCCGCGCGTCACACTCACGTTGAGCGAATCGCCATCGGAACGCCAGCGTGACGCGCTTGCCGAGCGCACACTCGACATCGGCCTGTTACGTCAGGCAGATGACGCGCCACCGGTCGCCGGATTGAGTTTCGAAACGTTGATCGACGAAGCGCTGGTCGTCGTTCTGCATCAGGGCCATGCGCTGTCGCGACGTCAAAGCCTGTCCATTGCGGATCTGGCGAACGAAGCGTTCATCATGCACCCGCACGACGTCGGTACGGCGGTAGACGGCAAAATCCGGGGAATGTGCGAACGCGCGGGGTTCATGCCGCGCGTGGTGCAGGAAGCGCGCGAGTCGACCACCATCGTCGCACTCGCGGCGAGCGGGTTGGGCGTTGCCGTCCTTCCCGCGGCCGTGCGATGCATCCAGATCGAAGGGGCATGCTTCATGGACCTCAGCGAGCCCGATGCCCATACGCCTCTGCTGCTGGCCAAGCGTCGCGACGATGCCAGCCCGTTAGTGCAAGCGTTCGTCGCGATGTGCCACGAAGTGGCTGGCAATCTTCACGAGACTCGCCAGCCTGCGCACTGA
- the parC gene encoding DNA topoisomerase IV subunit A, translated as MEQVEDLFTQPSDDDTLTLGAYAERAYLDYAISVVKGRALPDVCDGQKPVQRRILFAMNEMGLAADAKPVKSARVVGDVLGKFHPHGDQSAYDALVRLAQDFSMRYPLIDGQGNFGSRDGDGAAAMRYTEARLTPIAKLLLDEIDAGTVDFVPNYDGSTEEPRLLPARLPFVLLNGASGIAVGLATEIPSHNLREVASAAVALIRNPKLDDAELMTYVQGPDFPGGGQLISSAAEIRAAYDTGRGSLKVRARWKIEEMARGQWQAVVYELPPNTSGQKVLEEIEEITNPKVKLGKKTLTPEQQNLKQSVLGMLDTVRDESGKDAPVRLVFEPKSSRIDQQEFITMLLAHTSLESSASVNLVMVGADGRPAQKSLRDIISEWIGFRFETVTRRSRHRLGKVNDRIHILEGRMIVFLNIDEVIRIIRESDEPKAALMSAFQLSERQAEDILEIRLRQLARLEAIKIEQELASLRDEKAKLEELLANDSTMKRLIIKEIEADAKQFGDDRRTLIQEEKRAVAEARVVDEPVTVVVSAKGWVRALKGHGLDAQGFSFKQGDALYGAFECRTVDPLIAWGSNGRVYSVAVSLLPGGRGDGVPLTSLIELESGSRLLHYYAASSEQPLLLATSAGFGFTTKLGDMVSRVKAGKSFMTIDDGAEPLAPTPIWQGASAVACLSSDGRLLVFGMDEMKSLTGGGRGVTLIGLDDKQTLVAAVPISEAGVTVYGEVRGGKVQSETLSGASLAPNIGKRARKGRSPAVKFATFKPRSLEPVLPAVPSAS; from the coding sequence ATGGAACAAGTAGAAGATCTCTTTACGCAGCCGTCGGATGACGACACGCTGACGCTCGGCGCTTACGCCGAGCGCGCTTATCTCGACTACGCAATTAGCGTGGTCAAAGGCCGTGCACTGCCTGACGTCTGCGATGGCCAGAAGCCAGTGCAGCGCCGGATTCTGTTCGCGATGAACGAAATGGGCCTTGCGGCCGACGCCAAGCCGGTGAAGTCGGCGCGTGTGGTCGGTGACGTGCTCGGCAAGTTTCACCCGCACGGGGACCAGTCTGCCTATGACGCGTTGGTGCGTCTCGCGCAGGACTTCTCGATGCGCTATCCGCTCATCGACGGTCAGGGCAACTTTGGCTCGCGCGATGGCGACGGCGCGGCGGCCATGCGGTACACCGAAGCGCGATTGACGCCGATCGCGAAGCTGCTGCTCGACGAAATCGATGCGGGCACGGTGGACTTCGTGCCGAACTACGATGGGTCGACGGAAGAGCCGCGTTTGTTGCCGGCACGTCTGCCGTTCGTATTGCTCAATGGCGCGTCGGGGATTGCCGTGGGGTTGGCGACGGAAATCCCGTCGCACAATCTTCGCGAAGTCGCGTCGGCTGCCGTTGCGCTGATCCGCAACCCGAAGCTCGACGATGCCGAGTTGATGACCTACGTGCAGGGGCCGGATTTCCCGGGGGGCGGTCAACTGATTTCGAGCGCTGCGGAAATCCGTGCGGCCTACGATACCGGTCGCGGCAGTCTCAAGGTGCGCGCGCGCTGGAAGATCGAAGAGATGGCGCGCGGCCAGTGGCAAGCGGTAGTGTACGAGTTGCCGCCCAATACCTCGGGCCAGAAGGTGCTCGAGGAAATCGAGGAAATCACCAACCCGAAGGTCAAGCTCGGCAAGAAGACGCTCACGCCGGAGCAACAGAACCTCAAGCAGTCGGTGCTTGGCATGCTCGATACGGTTCGCGACGAATCGGGCAAAGATGCGCCTGTGCGACTGGTGTTCGAGCCGAAGTCGAGCCGCATCGACCAGCAGGAATTCATTACGATGCTGCTCGCTCATACGAGCCTCGAGTCGAGCGCATCGGTCAACCTCGTGATGGTGGGGGCCGATGGTCGTCCGGCGCAGAAGTCGTTGCGCGACATCATTTCCGAGTGGATCGGATTCCGCTTCGAGACGGTCACGCGCCGCTCGCGCCATCGTCTGGGCAAGGTCAACGACCGCATTCATATTCTCGAAGGACGGATGATCGTCTTTCTGAATATCGACGAGGTCATTCGCATCATCCGCGAGTCGGACGAGCCGAAAGCCGCGTTGATGAGCGCGTTCCAGTTGAGCGAGCGTCAGGCCGAAGACATTCTCGAAATCCGGCTGCGTCAGTTGGCGCGTCTGGAAGCGATCAAGATCGAGCAGGAACTCGCGTCGTTGCGCGACGAGAAGGCCAAGCTCGAAGAGTTGCTCGCCAACGACAGCACGATGAAGCGCCTGATCATCAAGGAAATCGAGGCCGACGCGAAGCAGTTCGGTGACGATCGTCGCACGCTGATTCAGGAAGAAAAGCGTGCCGTTGCCGAGGCGCGCGTGGTCGACGAGCCGGTCACGGTGGTGGTCTCTGCCAAAGGCTGGGTGCGTGCGCTCAAGGGCCATGGTCTGGACGCACAGGGCTTCTCGTTCAAGCAGGGCGACGCCCTGTACGGCGCGTTCGAATGCCGCACCGTCGATCCGCTGATCGCGTGGGGCAGCAATGGCCGCGTCTATTCGGTCGCTGTGTCGCTGCTGCCGGGGGGGCGTGGCGACGGGGTGCCGCTCACGTCGCTGATCGAACTCGAGTCGGGCTCGCGCTTGTTGCACTATTACGCGGCATCGAGCGAACAACCGCTGTTGCTGGCTACGTCGGCAGGCTTTGGCTTCACGACGAAGCTGGGCGATATGGTCAGCCGCGTGAAGGCGGGCAAGTCGTTCATGACCATCGACGATGGTGCCGAGCCGCTTGCCCCGACGCCGATCTGGCAGGGGGCAAGCGCGGTGGCCTGTCTGTCGAGTGACGGCCGTTTGCTCGTGTTCGGCATGGACGAGATGAAGTCGCTCACGGGCGGCGGACGGGGTGTCACGCTGATCGGGCTCGACGACAAGCAAACGCTGGTGGCGGCGGTGCCGATCAGCGAAGCCGGTGTCACGGTGTACGGCGAAGTTCGCGGCGGCAAGGTGCAGTCCGAGACACTCTCGGGGGCATCGCTGGCGCCGAATATCGGCAAGCGTGCCCGCAAGGGGCGCTCGCCTGCCGTCAAGTTCGCTACTTTCAAGCCGCGTTCGCTCGAGCCGGTGTTGCCGGCCGTGCCTTCGGCATCCTGA
- a CDS encoding GNAT family N-acetyltransferase, whose translation MEWMCKSFDELGSTLLYRILAARNAVFVVEQQCPYQDIDGRDPHSLHLVAQVRDASDQQQIAAYLRLLPPGLAYDEASIGRVITAASHRGTGLGRELLARAVAIAEVQWPSAPLRIGAQAHLEAFYGAFGFVKASEPYDEDGIMHIEMLRAPAAQ comes from the coding sequence ATGGAATGGATGTGCAAGTCGTTCGACGAGTTGGGCAGCACACTGCTTTACCGCATTCTGGCGGCGCGAAATGCCGTATTCGTGGTTGAGCAACAGTGCCCCTATCAGGACATCGACGGACGCGATCCCCATAGCCTGCATCTCGTTGCGCAAGTGCGCGACGCGTCGGACCAGCAGCAGATTGCCGCGTATCTGCGTCTACTGCCGCCGGGACTTGCCTACGACGAGGCGTCGATCGGGCGAGTGATCACGGCAGCGTCGCATCGCGGTACCGGACTCGGGCGCGAGTTGCTCGCCCGGGCGGTGGCCATTGCCGAGGTACAGTGGCCATCAGCCCCGCTGCGCATCGGTGCTCAGGCGCATCTGGAAGCGTTTTATGGCGCGTTCGGGTTCGTCAAGGCAAGCGAGCCGTATGACGAAGACGGCATCATGCATATCGAAATGCTGCGCGCACCGGCCGCGCAATGA
- a CDS encoding lytic transglycosylase domain-containing protein encodes MSKVSNKSVSTADRASALRQPFSLRKLAGPALAAALLVAPPLAHAELYGYVDENGVAHLAARKLDARYRLVVGSGASADLRAQPGGAVTGTDRSRLYDALARHPNLKKLAPVIAQAAQRFQVDAALLKAVIAAESGFDSDAVSPKGAVGLMQVLPTTGERYGVRADAKRTVADKLTDPRINVLTGARYLRDLQARYPDRLELVLASYNAGEGAVARHADQIPPYAETRDYVAAVLELYRRFNPDAPDAASGGGVLRAAGTNGAGQVGRARVSGSRDGRIHVILGAPSGLPVVPATMPNASVRDSAPRALSSAPSTD; translated from the coding sequence ATGTCAAAGGTCAGCAATAAGTCAGTGTCGACGGCGGATCGCGCGAGCGCGCTCCGCCAACCGTTCTCTCTGCGCAAGCTCGCAGGGCCCGCGCTGGCGGCTGCGCTGCTTGTCGCGCCGCCGCTTGCGCATGCCGAACTCTACGGTTATGTCGACGAGAACGGCGTGGCTCATCTCGCCGCACGCAAGCTCGACGCGCGCTACCGTCTGGTCGTCGGGTCAGGGGCTAGCGCCGATCTGCGAGCCCAGCCGGGCGGCGCTGTCACCGGTACCGATCGCTCACGTCTTTACGACGCGCTCGCACGTCATCCCAATCTGAAAAAGCTCGCACCCGTCATTGCCCAGGCGGCGCAGCGTTTTCAGGTGGATGCCGCGCTGCTCAAGGCGGTGATTGCGGCCGAGTCGGGATTCGATAGCGATGCCGTGTCGCCCAAGGGGGCGGTCGGCCTGATGCAGGTACTCCCGACGACGGGCGAGCGTTACGGCGTGCGTGCCGATGCGAAGCGCACGGTCGCGGACAAACTGACCGATCCGCGTATCAACGTGTTGACGGGGGCGCGCTATCTGCGTGATTTGCAGGCGCGTTATCCCGATCGTCTCGAACTGGTGCTGGCGTCGTACAACGCCGGCGAGGGCGCTGTCGCGCGTCATGCCGATCAGATCCCGCCTTACGCGGAGACCCGCGACTATGTGGCTGCCGTGCTCGAACTCTACCGACGCTTCAATCCCGACGCGCCAGACGCGGCCTCTGGCGGCGGTGTGCTTCGGGCGGCCGGCACCAACGGCGCAGGACAAGTCGGCCGTGCCCGAGTGAGCGGCTCGCGCGATGGCCGCATTCACGTCATTTTGGGGGCGCCGTCCGGTTTGCCCGTCGTGCCTGCTACCATGCCGAACGCGTCGGTACGTGACTCGGCGCCAAGGGCACTGTCTTCCGCGCCATCGACCGACTGA
- a CDS encoding ATP-binding cassette domain-containing protein, with translation MALYSITGAQLAFGHVALLDNADFSLEAGERVGLIGRNGAGKSSLLKIVAGLTAPDDGLVARQAGLHTVYVPQEPEFDADQTVFDAVALGLGDAHQLLSDYDRTAEALAEAPDGAEHDALLARLNTLQSSLDAADAWQLKTRVETTIAQLGLDGHARVGALSGGMQKRVSLAQAWVAKPDVLLLDEPTNHLDFEAIRWLEELLIGFRGALLFITHDRSFLDRVATRIVELDRGRLLSYPGNFTQYQERKAAQLEVERVENEKFDKLLAQEEVWIRKGVEARRTRSVSRIERLKTMRNERAERREIQGNVRMDVAQAEKSGKIVAELTNVTKSYGDRVIVRDFTATLMRGDKVGLVGPNGVGKTTMLKLILGDITPDSGQIRVGTNLQVAYFDQMRAQLDPEKSLLDTISPGSDWIEISGVRKHVMSYLGDFLFSPERARSPVKSLSGGERNRLLLARLFARPANVLVLDEPTNDLDIPTLELLEELLEEYTGTVFLVSHDRTFLDNVVTSVIAAEGDGNWREYVGGFTDWQVQSERSAALAAQRAPSDEVAKDASVAAKRSANRKVKLSYKEQRELDGLPERIASLENEQKEAAAKIEDGSIFVKDPAAGAALSERFEAIELELLEALERWEVLEARQRGENA, from the coding sequence ATGGCCTTGTATTCCATCACGGGCGCCCAACTGGCGTTCGGTCACGTGGCATTGCTCGACAATGCCGATTTTTCGCTCGAAGCCGGTGAGCGCGTCGGGCTTATCGGGCGCAATGGCGCAGGTAAGTCGTCGCTGCTCAAGATCGTGGCGGGCCTGACGGCGCCCGACGACGGGCTGGTTGCCCGTCAGGCTGGGCTCCATACGGTCTACGTGCCGCAGGAGCCCGAGTTCGACGCCGATCAGACGGTGTTCGACGCCGTCGCGCTCGGCCTGGGCGACGCGCACCAGTTGCTCTCCGATTACGACCGCACGGCCGAGGCATTGGCCGAAGCGCCCGATGGCGCCGAGCACGATGCGCTGCTCGCGCGACTCAACACCCTGCAATCCTCGCTCGATGCCGCCGATGCATGGCAACTCAAGACGCGTGTCGAGACGACCATTGCTCAGCTTGGCCTCGACGGGCATGCGCGTGTCGGGGCGCTCTCCGGCGGGATGCAAAAGCGCGTTTCGCTTGCGCAGGCCTGGGTCGCGAAACCCGACGTGTTGCTTCTCGACGAGCCGACCAACCACCTCGATTTCGAGGCGATCCGCTGGCTCGAAGAACTGCTCATCGGCTTTCGCGGCGCGCTGCTGTTCATCACCCACGACCGCAGTTTTCTCGACCGTGTCGCCACACGTATCGTCGAACTCGATCGTGGACGCTTGCTGTCGTACCCCGGCAACTTCACGCAATACCAGGAGCGCAAAGCCGCACAACTCGAAGTCGAGCGGGTAGAGAACGAGAAGTTCGACAAGCTGCTCGCACAGGAAGAGGTGTGGATTCGCAAGGGCGTTGAAGCGCGCCGCACGCGGAGTGTGTCGCGCATCGAGCGTTTGAAGACGATGCGCAACGAGCGTGCCGAGCGCCGTGAGATTCAGGGCAATGTGCGCATGGACGTGGCGCAAGCCGAGAAGTCCGGCAAGATCGTGGCGGAACTCACCAACGTGACGAAATCGTATGGCGATCGCGTCATCGTGCGCGATTTCACGGCGACGCTCATGCGTGGCGACAAGGTGGGTCTCGTCGGTCCGAATGGCGTCGGCAAGACGACGATGCTCAAGCTTATCCTCGGCGACATCACGCCGGATAGCGGGCAGATCCGCGTGGGTACCAATTTGCAGGTGGCGTACTTCGATCAGATGCGCGCACAGCTCGATCCGGAGAAGAGCCTGCTCGATACGATCAGCCCGGGTAGCGACTGGATCGAAATCAGTGGCGTGCGCAAGCACGTCATGAGTTATCTCGGTGACTTCCTGTTCTCGCCGGAGCGCGCCCGCTCGCCGGTGAAGTCGCTCTCGGGTGGCGAGCGAAACCGCCTGCTGCTCGCGCGCTTGTTCGCGCGTCCGGCCAATGTGCTGGTGCTCGACGAGCCGACCAACGATCTGGACATCCCGACCCTCGAACTGCTCGAAGAACTGCTTGAGGAGTACACCGGCACCGTGTTCCTCGTGAGCCACGACCGGACATTCCTGGATAACGTCGTGACCTCGGTCATTGCGGCCGAGGGCGACGGCAACTGGCGCGAGTATGTCGGCGGATTCACCGACTGGCAGGTGCAGAGCGAGCGCTCCGCCGCGCTCGCCGCGCAGCGTGCACCCTCCGATGAGGTGGCCAAGGATGCCTCCGTCGCCGCCAAGCGCAGCGCGAATCGCAAGGTCAAGCTGAGCTACAAGGAGCAGCGAGAGCTCGACGGTCTGCCGGAGCGCATCGCTTCGTTGGAAAACGAGCAGAAGGAGGCTGCGGCGAAGATCGAAGACGGTTCGATCTTTGTGAAAGATCCGGCAGCCGGGGCGGCGTTGTCCGAACGTTTCGAAGCCATTGAACTGGAGTTGCTCGAAGCGCTCGAACGCTGGGAAGTGCTCGAAGCCAGGCAGCGCGGCGAGAACGCCTGA
- a CDS encoding CopD family protein has product MSVYAFSLFLHLVSVAVWIGGMFFALACLRPASSELSPQQRLPLWEAALTRFFTWVGVAIVVILLSGGHMMMGMGGLHARWPVHAMAGVGVLMMLVFGHIRFALFPRLQRAVQAQSWPDGAAAVNGIRRLVILNLVLGVVVIGLAASLRG; this is encoded by the coding sequence ATGAGCGTTTATGCCTTCAGCCTGTTCTTGCATCTGGTAAGCGTTGCTGTCTGGATCGGGGGGATGTTCTTTGCCCTGGCCTGCCTGCGGCCGGCGTCGTCCGAACTCTCGCCGCAGCAACGTCTGCCGTTGTGGGAGGCGGCGCTCACGCGCTTCTTTACGTGGGTGGGCGTGGCCATCGTCGTGATCCTGCTCTCGGGCGGTCACATGATGATGGGGATGGGGGGCTTGCATGCGCGTTGGCCTGTGCATGCGATGGCAGGCGTCGGCGTGTTGATGATGCTCGTCTTCGGTCACATCCGGTTTGCTCTGTTCCCGCGCCTGCAACGCGCGGTGCAGGCGCAGTCATGGCCGGACGGTGCTGCGGCGGTCAACGGCATTCGCCGGCTGGTAATTCTCAACCTCGTGCTGGGCGTCGTCGTCATCGGTCTGGCGGCCTCGCTGCGCGGCTGA